A single Halarcobacter anaerophilus DNA region contains:
- a CDS encoding ABC transporter permease, producing MKNSILNIYNLGIKELKTLFRDKVMAVLIVYSFTFAIYIGATSQSTELHNASIAFVDEDRSTLSYRIIEAFYKPRFNTPDTIKLEQIDANMDNGYYTFVIVLPSGFEEDVLSGKDVDIQVNIDATRMTQAGIGAGYIQNIIMQELSTFLNSSSSSKIKVINRYKYNPNLTSSWFGSINEVINNIVMLSILLSAAALIREREYGTIEHLLVMPLSPIEIMLSKIWSVCIIVLVCVAFSLVFVVQMLLHVPLSGSILLFLFATLLVLFATTSMGIFMGTIVKNMPQLGMIFIITILPLIMLSGGISPFESMPKIIQIIMSFMPTSYFVDISQEILFKGAGIKIVWSEMLKIFLIGVVFFILTFIFFRKSLESQM from the coding sequence ATGAAAAATTCTATTTTAAATATTTATAATCTAGGTATAAAAGAGCTGAAAACACTCTTTAGAGATAAAGTTATGGCTGTATTAATAGTTTACTCTTTTACTTTTGCTATTTATATAGGAGCCACTTCTCAGTCTACAGAGCTGCATAATGCTTCTATTGCTTTTGTAGACGAAGATCGTTCTACTCTCTCTTATCGTATAATTGAAGCTTTTTATAAACCAAGATTTAATACTCCTGATACTATAAAATTAGAACAAATTGATGCAAATATGGATAACGGATATTATACTTTTGTTATTGTTCTTCCTTCAGGTTTTGAAGAAGACGTATTATCGGGAAAAGATGTGGATATTCAGGTAAATATTGATGCTACAAGGATGACTCAGGCAGGAATCGGAGCAGGATATATTCAAAATATAATTATGCAAGAATTATCGACTTTTTTAAATAGTTCTAGTTCTAGTAAAATAAAAGTTATAAACAGATACAAATATAATCCAAATTTGACAAGTAGCTGGTTTGGAAGTATAAATGAAGTTATAAACAATATTGTAATGCTTTCAATTCTATTATCGGCTGCTGCTTTGATCAGAGAAAGAGAGTACGGAACGATAGAACACCTACTTGTAATGCCTTTAAGCCCAATAGAGATAATGCTTTCAAAAATATGGTCTGTATGTATTATCGTTTTAGTTTGTGTAGCCTTTTCTCTGGTTTTTGTTGTGCAGATGCTTTTGCATGTACCTTTAAGCGGCTCGATTCTTTTATTTCTATTTGCTACTTTACTTGTTTTGTTTGCAACTACGTCAATGGGAATATTTATGGGAACTATTGTTAAAAATATGCCTCAGCTGGGGATGATTTTCATTATAACCATTTTGCCGTTGATTATGCTTTCAGGTGGAATCTCACCTTTTGAAAGTATGCCTAAAATTATACAAATAATTATGAGTTTTATGCCTACAAGTTATTTTGTAGATATCTCACAGGAGATTTTGTTTAAAGGAGCAGGTATAAAAATTGTCTGGAGTGAAATGTTAAAGATTTTCTTAATAGGAGTTGTATTTTTTATATTGACTTTTATTTTCTTTAGAAAAAGTTTAGAGTCTCAGATGTAA
- the hisIE gene encoding bifunctional phosphoribosyl-AMP cyclohydrolase/phosphoribosyl-ATP diphosphatase HisIE, with protein MENIELIDWEKMNGLIPVITQEAGTNEVLMLAYMDKEALDLTLKTKKAHYYSRSKQRIWQKGESSGHTQEVQEILVDCDNDTVLLKVKQNGVACHTGRKSCFFTNLETKEEISKVEVDTTAAYGVIDTLYHVIQERKNEDPKKSYTAKLLKGKQNSMLKKIVEEAGELTFAVKDDDTDEIIYEAADVTYHVLVALASKNISPDRIKQELARRFGMSGIEEKNSRVEE; from the coding sequence ATGGAAAATATAGAATTAATAGATTGGGAAAAGATGAATGGATTAATTCCTGTTATAACGCAAGAAGCAGGAACAAATGAAGTATTAATGCTGGCATATATGGATAAAGAAGCATTAGATTTAACATTAAAAACAAAAAAAGCTCATTACTATAGCCGAAGCAAACAAAGAATTTGGCAAAAAGGCGAAAGTTCAGGGCATACGCAAGAAGTTCAAGAAATTTTGGTAGATTGCGATAATGATACGGTTTTATTAAAAGTAAAACAAAACGGTGTTGCTTGCCATACAGGAAGAAAATCTTGCTTTTTCACAAATCTAGAGACTAAAGAAGAGATATCTAAAGTTGAAGTTGATACAACAGCAGCTTATGGAGTAATCGATACTTTATATCATGTAATTCAAGAAAGAAAAAATGAAGATCCGAAAAAATCTTATACGGCAAAACTTTTAAAAGGCAAACAAAATTCAATGCTTAAAAAAATTGTTGAAGAGGCTGGAGAGCTCACTTTTGCCGTGAAAGATGATGATACAGATGAAATTATTTATGAAGCTGCCGATGTAACTTATCATGTATTAGTTGCCCTTGCTTCAAAAAATATAAGTCCGGATAGAATCAAACAAGAATTAGCTAGAAGATTCGGAATGTCTGGAATTGAAGAGAAAAATTCAAGAGTAGAAGAGTAA
- a CDS encoding SPFH domain-containing protein: MPIDNDYFKNRQQQNKNSGNSNGGGGGGYQPPFEPPEFFKNFGKKAGIIYGIIIVIAILFITKPFMTIESGNVGIKQTLGKYEETPLRPGFHFIIPGYQKVTVVDTKVRLMNYASIETSTGFDQSIRSNPAINILDARGLPVSIELTVQYRLTADGAPLTIATWGPAWEDKIVNPVVRNIVRNVVGGFNAEELPTRRNEIATKIENGIRTQIESLEGKPVSVESVQLREIVLPQKIKDQIERVQIANQEAQRVRYEVERAKQEAEKKAALAKGEADKNRIEAKGRADAVTIEAKAQAQANKEIANSLTPKLLQMQQIQVQGKFNEALKENKDAKIFLTPGGSTPNIWVDTKNKSRDTAINQ; the protein is encoded by the coding sequence ATGCCAATAGATAACGACTATTTTAAAAACAGACAACAGCAGAACAAGAACAGCGGAAACTCTAATGGAGGAGGCGGAGGAGGATACCAACCGCCTTTTGAACCGCCTGAATTTTTCAAAAATTTCGGGAAAAAAGCGGGAATTATTTATGGAATAATTATAGTTATTGCTATTTTATTTATTACAAAACCGTTCATGACAATCGAATCGGGGAATGTAGGGATTAAACAAACTTTAGGTAAATATGAAGAGACTCCTTTAAGACCTGGATTTCACTTTATAATTCCGGGATACCAAAAAGTTACGGTTGTAGATACAAAAGTTAGGTTAATGAACTATGCTTCTATTGAAACAAGTACAGGATTTGATCAAAGTATTAGAAGTAATCCTGCAATTAATATTCTTGATGCCAGAGGTTTACCTGTTTCTATTGAACTTACCGTTCAATACAGACTTACAGCTGACGGGGCTCCGTTAACAATTGCTACATGGGGACCTGCATGGGAAGATAAAATCGTAAACCCGGTTGTAAGAAATATCGTAAGAAACGTTGTCGGTGGATTTAATGCGGAAGAGTTACCCACAAGAAGAAATGAAATTGCTACAAAAATTGAAAATGGAATCCGAACACAGATTGAATCACTTGAAGGAAAACCTGTTTCTGTTGAATCAGTTCAATTAAGAGAGATTGTTCTTCCTCAAAAAATCAAAGATCAAATTGAGAGAGTTCAAATAGCAAATCAAGAGGCTCAAAGAGTTAGATATGAAGTTGAAAGAGCAAAACAAGAAGCTGAGAAAAAAGCTGCCTTAGCAAAAGGGGAAGCTGATAAAAACAGAATTGAAGCGAAAGGTAGAGCGGATGCCGTAACTATCGAAGCAAAAGCACAAGCACAAGCAAATAAAGAGATTGCAAACTCTTTAACACCTAAACTTCTTCAAATGCAACAAATTCAAGTTCAAGGTAAATTTAATGAAGCACTTAAAGAAAACAAAGATGCTAAAATTTTCTTAACTCCTGGCGGTTCTACTCCAAATATTTGGGTTGATACAAAAAACAAATCAAGAGATACAGCTATAAATCAATAA
- a CDS encoding branched-chain amino acid transaminase has translation MNEAKYIWMDGKFVDWKDAKVHILTHTLHYGNAVFEGVKAYKTADGRCAIFRLDEHTKRLFDSAKMLLLDMSFSFEELKNAQIELLQKNELFNGAYIRPLVYLGYGVMGIYHKECPVNVSVAAWEWGAYLGEEGMKKGVRVKISSFNKPSNNSTMGKAKSASNYLNSQMAKYEAVEAGYDEALLKDDDGYIAEASGECIFIVRDGVIITPPNDNSLESITQATVIELAKDLGYEVQRRRITREEIYVADEAFFTGTAAEVTPIRDVDSRTIGCGSRGPITEKLQSAYFDVVTGKNEKYLKYLTYIN, from the coding sequence ATGAATGAAGCAAAATACATCTGGATGGATGGTAAATTTGTTGATTGGAAAGATGCGAAAGTTCATATTTTAACTCATACACTACATTATGGAAATGCAGTATTTGAAGGTGTAAAAGCTTATAAAACAGCTGATGGAAGATGTGCGATATTTAGATTAGACGAACATACTAAAAGACTTTTTGATTCTGCAAAAATGTTACTTTTGGATATGTCTTTTAGTTTTGAAGAGCTGAAAAATGCTCAAATTGAATTATTACAAAAAAATGAATTATTTAACGGTGCATATATCAGACCGCTTGTTTATTTAGGTTACGGTGTTATGGGAATTTATCACAAAGAGTGCCCCGTAAATGTTAGTGTTGCCGCTTGGGAATGGGGAGCATATTTAGGTGAAGAAGGAATGAAAAAAGGTGTAAGAGTAAAAATCAGCTCTTTTAACAAACCTTCAAATAACTCTACAATGGGTAAAGCAAAATCTGCTTCAAACTATTTAAACTCACAAATGGCAAAATATGAAGCTGTTGAAGCGGGATATGATGAAGCTTTATTAAAAGATGATGACGGTTATATAGCAGAAGCCAGCGGTGAGTGTATTTTTATTGTAAGAGACGGTGTTATAATTACTCCGCCAAACGATAACTCTTTAGAGTCTATAACACAAGCAACCGTTATAGAACTTGCAAAAGATTTAGGATATGAAGTTCAAAGAAGAAGAATTACAAGAGAAGAGATTTATGTAGCTGATGAAGCATTCTTTACGGGAACAGCAGCAGAAGTTACGCCGATTAGAGATGTAGATAGTAGAACAATAGGTTGCGGATCAAGAGGTCCTATTACGGAAAAACTTCAAAGTGCATATTTTGATGTAGTAACAGGGAAAAATGAAAAATACTTGAAATATCTGACATATATAAACTAA
- a CDS encoding class I SAM-dependent methyltransferase has product MSQQHFWNEKFEREEFFYGKKPNAFIESCKNYFDRSKKFLCLGEGEGRNAIFFAKKGFDVTALDASNIGLKKLEEFAKFEGVHVLTKCVDLNEWQPSKKYGSIVASYLHMHKDERPDLFKKIEDTLEKDGYFVGEFFSTKQLNYNSGGPKAVDFLYAVEDFTSFFENCRKVSVEEVITHLDEGLGHQGEASVIRVVLQKK; this is encoded by the coding sequence ATGAGTCAACAACATTTTTGGAATGAAAAATTTGAAAGAGAAGAGTTTTTTTACGGGAAAAAACCAAATGCTTTCATAGAATCTTGTAAAAACTATTTTGATAGAAGTAAAAAATTTTTATGTTTAGGTGAAGGTGAAGGACGAAACGCTATCTTTTTTGCAAAAAAAGGGTTTGATGTAACTGCTTTGGATGCTTCAAATATAGGGCTTAAAAAACTTGAAGAGTTTGCAAAATTTGAAGGAGTTCATGTTTTAACAAAATGTGTGGACTTAAACGAATGGCAACCAAGTAAAAAGTACGGATCTATAGTTGCTTCATATTTACATATGCACAAAGATGAAAGACCAGATCTTTTTAAGAAGATTGAAGATACTTTAGAAAAAGACGGTTATTTCGTAGGAGAGTTTTTTTCGACAAAACAGTTAAATTATAACAGCGGCGGACCTAAAGCTGTGGATTTTCTCTATGCAGTGGAAGATTTTACAAGCTTTTTTGAAAATTGTAGAAAAGTAAGTGTTGAAGAAGTTATTACTCATCTTGATGAAGGATTGGGGCACCAAGGAGAAGCTAGCGTTATAAGAGTTGTTTTGCAAAAAAAATAA
- the metH gene encoding methionine synthase, with protein MINKIKEIIENRVLVIDGAMGTQLQIADIKKESWQYEGEDLEGCNELLNLTAPHILENIHDAYAKSGADFITTNTFGSMPWVLDEYGIAQTSYELSKLGAQLVKKSCEKYSTKEKPRFVLGSIGPGTKLPSLGHISYDEMFEGYKTMAQGLADGGADVFLLETCQDPLQIKAALHALKDAAPQIPVMVSVTIELSGTMLIGTDAMTIAAIMSPFNILSLGFNCGTGPKQVHKHVKALSEVCRFPISVHSNAGLPQNRGGVTYYPMQPEEFTKLTLEFLEFNGVSFLGGCCGTTPEHIEALSKALKGKIPKKPSGFLKASLSSLFNVVPLKQDPAPLLIGERSNATGSKAFRELLKANDYEGTLSVGQQQVRAGAHVIDVSVGFAGRDEREDMDKVVSLYSQKVALPLMPDSTQIPALEAALKQIGGRPIINSVNLEDGEEKFDTICKLAKKFGAALVCLVIDEVGMAKTKERKLEIAERIYDLCVNRHGFNPEDLVFDMLTFTIGSGDDEYRTAGIETLEAIKEFQIRHPEVGTTLGLSNISFGLSINARIYLNSIYLDHCVKAGLTSAIVNVKHILPLNKISDEDRKACDDLIFNNQEKGDPLFAFIEHFSNVESQEDTSDEEFQKLEPIEKVKKLLLDGDKERMLPLVEELRHSVNPEIIVNEWLIDGMKVIGELFGSGQMQLPFVLQSAETMKATVDALNPYLPKEEKASETVLVLGTVKGDVHDVGKNLVDIILSNNGFKVINIGIKADINEFIIAVREHKAQAIGMSGLLVKSTAVMKENLEELQKQGIDIPVLLGGAALTKGFVNDYCRPLYDGPIFYCRDAFDGVVSMQRIEEGDLSNTALAADLMDEDAITKPKEEEVIVKEEEVELPVEAPFTFPPLWGRVAQNRNMVNKDLAFKWINHRVLFRQRWGYKRAKQSSEEFLKHEKEVVEPLYEELKEEFISKGLFEPIAIYAYYPCIAKENKLYVFDKEYGFNSQEEAKKVPPLEKAIKVFEFPRQKRKPHRCIADFFAHDRLDVVAFSLASAGLKLSPYEAELYKQSKFSQYYQVHGLGVELAEALAEVIHKQVRLDLDIVPHEGHTLNDVQMKQYVGCRYSPGYAACPDLELSREIFDLLNPEEFGVTLSETFQIDPEQSTCAIIVPHFKANYYNI; from the coding sequence ATGATAAACAAAATAAAAGAGATAATAGAAAACAGAGTTTTAGTTATTGACGGAGCAATGGGAACGCAGCTTCAAATAGCTGATATCAAAAAAGAGAGTTGGCAATATGAAGGAGAAGACTTAGAAGGGTGTAATGAACTTCTAAATTTAACCGCTCCTCATATTTTAGAAAATATCCATGATGCTTATGCAAAATCGGGAGCCGATTTTATTACTACGAATACTTTCGGTTCTATGCCTTGGGTTTTAGATGAGTATGGAATAGCTCAAACCTCATATGAACTTTCAAAATTAGGAGCGCAACTTGTAAAAAAAAGTTGTGAAAAATATAGCACTAAAGAGAAGCCAAGATTTGTTTTAGGTTCAATAGGTCCCGGAACAAAACTTCCGAGTTTGGGTCATATCTCTTATGATGAGATGTTTGAAGGGTATAAAACTATGGCACAAGGTTTGGCTGACGGAGGAGCTGATGTTTTTCTTCTTGAGACTTGCCAAGATCCGCTTCAAATTAAAGCTGCACTTCATGCTCTAAAAGATGCAGCTCCTCAAATTCCCGTTATGGTATCTGTAACTATTGAATTAAGCGGAACAATGCTTATAGGAACAGATGCAATGACAATTGCGGCTATTATGAGTCCTTTTAATATTTTGTCTTTAGGCTTTAACTGCGGAACGGGACCTAAACAGGTACATAAACATGTAAAAGCTTTAAGTGAAGTTTGCAGATTTCCAATTTCCGTTCACTCAAATGCGGGACTTCCTCAAAACAGAGGCGGCGTAACATATTATCCAATGCAGCCAGAAGAGTTTACAAAACTGACTTTAGAGTTTTTAGAGTTTAATGGAGTATCTTTTTTAGGAGGTTGCTGCGGTACAACTCCTGAACATATAGAGGCTTTAAGTAAAGCTTTAAAAGGAAAAATTCCTAAAAAACCAAGCGGATTTTTAAAAGCCTCTTTATCCTCTTTATTTAATGTAGTTCCTTTAAAGCAAGACCCCGCTCCTCTTTTAATAGGAGAAAGAAGTAATGCAACAGGAAGTAAAGCCTTTAGAGAATTGCTTAAGGCAAATGATTATGAAGGAACTTTATCCGTAGGACAACAGCAAGTAAGAGCAGGGGCTCATGTAATTGATGTTTCCGTAGGTTTTGCAGGAAGAGATGAGAGAGAAGATATGGATAAAGTCGTATCTTTATATTCTCAAAAAGTTGCACTTCCTCTTATGCCTGATTCTACACAGATTCCTGCACTTGAAGCGGCACTTAAACAAATAGGAGGAAGACCTATTATTAACTCCGTTAACCTAGAAGACGGAGAAGAAAAGTTTGATACTATTTGTAAATTGGCAAAAAAATTCGGAGCTGCACTTGTTTGTTTGGTAATTGATGAAGTAGGGATGGCAAAAACAAAAGAACGTAAGCTTGAAATAGCCGAAAGAATCTATGATTTATGTGTAAACAGACACGGGTTTAATCCTGAAGATTTGGTCTTTGATATGCTTACTTTTACAATAGGTTCGGGAGATGATGAGTATAGAACGGCAGGAATTGAGACCTTAGAAGCAATTAAAGAGTTTCAAATCAGACATCCTGAAGTGGGTACCACATTGGGACTTTCAAATATCTCTTTTGGACTCTCAATAAATGCAAGAATCTATTTAAACTCAATCTATCTTGACCATTGTGTAAAAGCAGGGCTTACAAGTGCTATTGTAAATGTAAAACATATTCTGCCTTTGAATAAAATAAGTGATGAAGATAGAAAAGCCTGCGATGATCTGATTTTTAACAATCAAGAAAAAGGTGATCCTCTTTTTGCTTTTATCGAACACTTTTCAAATGTTGAGTCTCAAGAAGATACCAGCGATGAAGAGTTTCAAAAATTAGAACCGATAGAGAAAGTTAAAAAACTTCTTTTAGACGGGGATAAAGAGAGAATGCTTCCTTTGGTTGAAGAGTTAAGACATAGTGTAAATCCTGAAATCATAGTAAATGAGTGGCTTATTGACGGAATGAAAGTTATAGGAGAGCTTTTTGGAAGCGGACAAATGCAGCTGCCGTTTGTACTTCAAAGTGCCGAAACTATGAAAGCAACGGTTGATGCTTTAAATCCATATTTGCCAAAAGAGGAAAAAGCCAGTGAAACGGTACTTGTATTAGGAACTGTTAAAGGCGATGTTCACGATGTGGGTAAAAATCTTGTGGATATTATTCTTTCAAACAACGGTTTTAAAGTAATAAATATAGGAATTAAAGCAGATATAAATGAGTTTATAATTGCAGTGCGAGAACATAAAGCACAAGCAATAGGAATGAGCGGGTTACTTGTAAAATCAACTGCCGTTATGAAAGAAAACCTTGAAGAACTTCAAAAGCAGGGCATTGATATTCCTGTTCTTTTAGGCGGAGCAGCACTTACAAAAGGCTTTGTAAATGATTATTGCAGACCTTTATATGATGGACCGATTTTCTATTGTAGAGATGCTTTTGACGGTGTTGTTTCTATGCAAAGAATAGAAGAGGGCGATTTAAGTAATACTGCACTTGCAGCTGATTTAATGGATGAAGATGCAATTACAAAACCAAAAGAAGAAGAGGTGATAGTAAAAGAAGAGGAGGTAGAACTTCCTGTTGAAGCACCTTTTACTTTTCCTCCTTTATGGGGAAGAGTAGCTCAAAATAGAAATATGGTAAATAAAGATTTAGCTTTTAAATGGATAAATCATAGAGTTCTTTTTAGACAAAGATGGGGATATAAAAGAGCTAAACAAAGTTCCGAAGAGTTTTTAAAACATGAAAAAGAGGTTGTAGAACCTCTTTACGAAGAGTTAAAAGAAGAGTTTATTTCAAAAGGACTTTTTGAGCCGATTGCAATTTATGCTTATTATCCTTGTATTGCAAAAGAGAATAAACTTTATGTTTTTGATAAAGAGTATGGTTTTAATTCCCAAGAGGAAGCAAAAAAAGTACCTCCTCTTGAAAAAGCGATAAAAGTTTTTGAGTTTCCAAGACAAAAAAGAAAACCTCATAGATGTATTGCCGATTTTTTTGCCCATGATAGATTGGATGTGGTTGCCTTTTCACTTGCAAGTGCGGGACTTAAACTAAGCCCGTATGAAGCTGAACTTTATAAACAAAGCAAGTTTTCACAGTACTATCAAGTGCATGGATTAGGAGTGGAGTTAGCGGAAGCTTTAGCTGAGGTAATTCATAAGCAAGTTAGACTTGATTTGGATATAGTTCCACATGAAGGGCATACTTTAAATGATGTACAAATGAAACAATACGTAGGTTGCAGATACTCTCCTGGATATGCAGCTTGTCCAGATTTGGAGCTTAGCCGTGAGATTTTTGATTTGTTAAACCCTGAAGAGTTCGGTGTAACTTTAAGTGAGACTTTCCAAATAGATCCTGAACAATCAACTTGTGCTATTATCGTGCCCCATTTTAAAGCCAATTATTACAATATCTAA
- a CDS encoding DMT family transporter, with protein MNNNTKGILITALGVFIMSLESLFIKLTSVSAFTFSFYLGIFMFVSMFFFLILKQRDIIRDITKTSFYIFLLSAILMGSANIFFIWAIKSTTAANVVLIIGTGALFTSLFSYLFYKEKIKINVLIASFFMILGLLIIFNDKLGLGNLKGNLLALLCTITFSLSFVFMSKYTNINRVALTGMTGISLALIAFFVSDTINIDLYNLGVVALMGLIITPYSRVLIFNGTKFINASEVSLLMIIETVMAPVWVWMVLKEVPSTYTFMGGSIILLTLIANSIYIMKKE; from the coding sequence ATGAATAATAATACAAAAGGTATTTTAATAACCGCTTTGGGTGTTTTTATAATGAGTTTAGAATCTTTATTTATAAAACTGACTTCCGTCTCGGCTTTTACTTTCTCTTTTTATCTTGGAATATTTATGTTTGTTTCAATGTTTTTCTTCCTTATTCTAAAACAAAGAGATATTATAAGAGATATTACGAAAACATCTTTTTATATTTTTCTTTTATCTGCTATATTGATGGGTAGTGCAAATATTTTCTTTATTTGGGCAATAAAAAGTACGACTGCCGCAAATGTTGTACTTATTATAGGAACAGGAGCTTTGTTTACCTCTCTTTTCTCATATCTATTTTATAAAGAGAAAATAAAAATAAATGTTCTTATTGCTTCATTTTTTATGATTCTAGGACTTCTTATAATCTTTAACGATAAGCTTGGATTAGGTAATCTAAAAGGTAATCTTTTAGCACTTTTATGCACGATTACTTTTTCTTTGTCTTTTGTTTTTATGTCAAAATACACAAATATAAATCGTGTGGCACTAACAGGAATGACGGGAATATCATTAGCTCTAATAGCTTTTTTTGTAAGTGATACAATAAATATTGATTTATATAATCTTGGCGTTGTAGCTTTAATGGGATTAATCATTACACCGTATTCAAGAGTTTTGATATTTAACGGAACAAAATTTATAAATGCAAGTGAAGTTAGTCTTTTAATGATTATTGAAACAGTTATGGCACCTGTCTGGGTTTGGATGGTTTTAAAAGAAGTTCCCAGCACCTATACTTTTATGGGTGGAAGTATTATTTTGTTGACACTAATAGCCAATTCAATTTACATTATGAAAAAAGAGTAG
- a CDS encoding DUF2238 domain-containing protein → MKYLWLFVFFGVLIWSAVNPHDYFTWFLEVLPALAGFVVLSLTYETFRLTSLLYTLILIHCIILMIGGHYTYAEVPLFDTIKELFHQTRNNYDKLGHLAQGFIPAMIAREILIRKEIIPYPAWRNFFIVCFCFSLAALYEVIEWLVAVCTGTQAEAFLGTQGYIWDTQSDMAFALLGSILALLTLGKYHDKQLKKFFE, encoded by the coding sequence ATGAAGTATTTATGGTTATTTGTTTTTTTTGGAGTTTTAATCTGGTCGGCAGTTAATCCTCATGATTATTTCACTTGGTTTTTGGAAGTTTTACCTGCCCTTGCAGGATTTGTTGTATTATCTTTAACATATGAGACTTTTAGACTTACATCTCTTCTTTATACTCTTATTTTAATTCATTGTATAATTTTAATGATCGGCGGTCACTATACTTATGCAGAGGTACCTCTTTTTGATACTATAAAAGAGCTTTTTCATCAAACAAGAAACAATTATGATAAATTGGGGCATTTGGCACAAGGATTTATTCCTGCTATGATTGCAAGGGAGATATTAATTAGAAAAGAGATAATCCCTTATCCCGCTTGGAGAAACTTTTTTATAGTCTGTTTCTGCTTCTCTCTTGCGGCACTTTATGAAGTTATTGAGTGGCTGGTCGCAGTATGTACGGGAACACAAGCCGAAGCTTTTTTAGGAACGCAAGGTTATATCTGGGATACCCAAAGTGATATGGCATTTGCACTTTTAGGAAGTATTCTTGCTTTACTAACTTTAGGTAAATATCACGATAAACAATTGAAAAAATTTTTTGAATGA
- the rhuM gene encoding RhuM family protein has protein sequence MNNISNIVIYNDGELELNVSMDSETVWLTQAQISCIFEKDQSVISRHINNIFKDKEVDKKSNMQKMHIANSDKPVNFYSLDIILAVGYRVNSVKAIKFRQWATLVLKSYILNGYTINSEKITNERFVNLENDVNILKSQLDEIKTLVKNNKLETDQGIFYDGQIYDAYSFINDLLKLAKDEIILIDNYIDDSVLTLFSKFPNINTIIYTKSISPQLKLDFEKYEKQYKNVTIKTFKNSHDRFLIFDKKEIYLIGASLKDLGKKWFAFSKMNLDMKNFFEKLD, from the coding sequence ATGAATAATATATCAAATATTGTAATTTATAATGATGGAGAATTAGAATTAAATGTTTCAATGGATAGTGAAACAGTTTGGCTTACACAAGCACAAATAAGTTGTATTTTTGAAAAAGATCAAAGTGTTATTAGTAGACATATTAATAATATTTTTAAAGATAAAGAAGTTGATAAAAAAAGCAATATGCAAAAAATGCATATTGCAAATTCTGATAAACCGGTAAACTTTTATAGTTTAGATATTATCCTTGCAGTTGGCTATAGAGTAAATTCTGTTAAGGCTATTAAATTCCGACAATGGGCAACCTTGGTTTTAAAAAGTTATATTTTAAATGGTTACACTATAAATAGTGAAAAGATTACGAATGAAAGGTTTGTAAACTTAGAAAATGATGTAAATATTTTAAAATCTCAATTAGATGAGATTAAAACACTTGTAAAAAATAATAAGTTAGAAACTGATCAAGGTATTTTTTACGATGGACAGATCTATGATGCTTACTCTTTTATAAATGATTTGTTAAAACTTGCTAAAGATGAAATTATTTTAATAGACAATTATATAGATGATTCTGTTTTGACTTTATTTAGTAAATTTCCCAATATCAATACAATTATTTATACAAAGAGTATCTCCCCGCAATTAAAATTAGATTTTGAAAAATATGAGAAACAATATAAAAATGTAACTATAAAAACTTTTAAAAATTCTCATGATAGATTTTTAATTTTTGATAAAAAAGAGATTTATCTTATAGGAGCAAGTTTAAAAGATTTAGGTAAAAAATGGTTTGCCTTTTCAAAAATGAATTTAGATATGAAGAACTTCTTTGAAAAGTTAGATTAA
- a CDS encoding helix-turn-helix domain-containing protein yields MKLTQQDMARLLNITPMTLRNWRKEKPKLYEIIMKGFAFEEAVKKAQQNADELKALEEQFKAKK; encoded by the coding sequence ATGAAATTAACACAACAAGACATGGCTAGATTATTAAATATAACTCCTATGACATTAAGAAATTGGCGAAAAGAGAAGCCAAAATTATATGAAATTATTATGAAAGGCTTTGCTTTTGAAGAAGCAGTAAAAAAAGCTCAACAAAATGCCGATGAACTAAAAGCTTTGGAAGAACAGTTTAAAGCAAAAAAATAA